The following proteins are co-located in the Telopea speciosissima isolate NSW1024214 ecotype Mountain lineage chromosome 9, Tspe_v1, whole genome shotgun sequence genome:
- the LOC122638984 gene encoding uncharacterized protein LOC122638984: MVTTVKPSEAGALQDKWSSSNSLFMAFLLNAMIPFIAHGYTLLDSAVKIWKAAKGTYSQVGNDAQVFDIQRKIHATTQGELTLSEYYCELRSLWQELDYYDNFQLDCPSDITKFQLREDKFRVYTFLTGLNVEYDQLRSQVLSRSPFSTLEQAYFMIQLADTRHSTMLPTTQPERSALISSRGNSSSTSTRSSFEKEPLKCTHCGKERHTVDFCWKLHGRPSDSSDGRSGGRGRGRGRDRGGRGGTQAHLSEAIETAPTTTLSVEELVAFRRMMTTFASSSVPTSTSTVVPSSKSNLVFSKPGYEVNEDESVYKLFILNEHDVNVINLYDYDLNVDEQSTYTYNQ; the protein is encoded by the exons atggttACCACTGTCAAACCAAGTGAAGCTGGTGCATTACAAGACAAGTGGAGTTCCAGCAACTCTCTTTTTATGGCTTTTCTTCTCAATGCAATGATTCCATTCATTGCCCATGGCTATACACTACTTGATTCAGCTGTAAAAATTTGGAAAGCTGCTAAAGGTacctattcccaggtagggaatgatgcacaagttttTGATATTCAACGAAAAATCCATGCAACCACACAGGGTGAACTTACTTTATCTGAATATTACTGTGAACTCCGTAGCCTATGGCAAGAGCTTGACTATTATGATAACTTTCAGCTTGATTGTCCTTCTGATATTACCAAATTTCAGCTTAGGGAGGATAAATTCAGAGTATACACTTTCTTGACTggccttaatgtggaatatgatcagcttCGGTCTCAAGTTCTGAGTCGTTCACCTTTTTCCACTTTGGAGCAAGCCTACTTTATGATACAATTGGCAGATACTCGTCATTCCACCATGTTACCAACTACACAGCCAGAGAGGTctgctttaatttcttctagAGGTAACTCTTCTAGTACTAGTACACGTTCCTCGTTtgagaaggaacctcttaaATGTACTCATTGTGGAAAGGAACGACATACTGTGGATTTTTGCTGGAAGTTACATGGTCGGCCATCTGACTCTTCTGATGGTCgtagtggtggtcgtggtcgagGTCGTGGTCGTGAtcgtggtggtcgtggtggcacACAGGCCCATCTTTCTGAAGCTATTGAAACAGCCCCTACTACCACACTTTCTGTAGAGGAACTTGTTGCATTTCGTCGTATGATGACTACCTTCGCCTCTTCATCTGTACCTACCTCTACCTCGACTGTGGTTCCCTCTTCTAAATCgaaccttgttttctccaaaccag GATATGAAGTGAATGAGGATGAAAGTGTATATAAGTTGTTTATATTGAATGAACATGATGTGAATGTCATTAATTTGTATGACTATGATCTCAATGTTGATGAGCAATCGACCTACACTTACAATCAATGA
- the LOC122639714 gene encoding 60S ribosomal protein L35a-1-like, whose product MVKGRQGERVRLYVRGTVLGYKRAKSNQYPNTSLIQIEGVNTKEEVAWYCGKRMAYIYKAKVKKNGSHYQWIWGKVSRTNGNSGIIQDKFKSNLPPKSKGSRVRVFMYPSKYISALVYEDTMLKITTEA is encoded by the coding sequence ATGGTAAAGGGGCGCCAAGGAGAACGTGTTAGATTATATGTGAGGGGAACTGTCCTCGGTTATAAGAGggcaaaatcaaatcaataccCAAACACTTCTTTGATTCAAATCGAAGGTGTGAACACAAAGGAGGAGGTCGCATGGTACTGCGGCAAGAGAATGGCCTACATTTACAAGGCTAAGGTGAAGAAGAACGGATCTCATTACCAATGGATTTGGGGAAAAGTCTCCAGGACAAACGGTAACAGCGGAATCATCCAGGATAAGTTTAAATCGAACTTGCCCCCCAAGTCCAAGggttctagggttagggttttcatgTACCCGAGCAAATATATAAGTGCTTTGGTATATGAAGACACCATGTTGAAAATTACTACCGAAGCATAG